In Persephonella sp. IF05-L8, the following are encoded in one genomic region:
- the accB gene encoding acetyl-CoA carboxylase biotin carboxyl carrier protein, with protein sequence MDKNLIFEIIEKIKGTKIEEVEFETEKGRIKIKQYVGPKKEVVSAPQPVVEVKEEIKAPATVEVEKDGSKKYHVIKSPLVGTFYRAPSPGAPPFVEEGDMVSKGQVLCIIEALKVMNEIESDVNGKVVKILVENGQPVEYGQELFYIEPV encoded by the coding sequence ATGGATAAGAACCTTATTTTTGAAATTATTGAAAAGATTAAAGGAACAAAAATAGAAGAGGTTGAATTTGAAACAGAGAAGGGGAGAATAAAAATAAAGCAGTATGTAGGTCCTAAAAAGGAAGTGGTTTCTGCACCTCAACCAGTAGTAGAAGTAAAAGAGGAAATAAAAGCACCTGCAACAGTTGAAGTTGAGAAAGATGGTTCAAAGAAATACCACGTTATAAAATCTCCACTGGTTGGAACATTTTACAGAGCACCATCTCCTGGAGCTCCTCCTTTTGTTGAGGAAGGGGATATGGTTTCTAAAGGGCAGGTTTTATGTATTATAGAAGCCCTTAAAGTTATGAATGAGATTGAAAGTGATGTAAACGGAAAGGTTGTAAAAATTCTGGTAGAAAATGGTCAGCCTGTAGAATATGGTCAGGAACTTTTCTATATAGAACCTGTGTAG
- the rfaD gene encoding ADP-glyceromanno-heptose 6-epimerase: MVNSILITGGAGFIGANLALELQERYPKAKILILDDFSSANFKNLKKFKGEVLACDVSTDELFFKVDDFQPELIFHMASITDTTVTDQELMMRKNVDGFKNILELAEDTEATVVYASSASVYGNVKEKVPLSEDREKSPENVYAFSKYIMDNIARDFSEQTGLKVVGVRYFNVYGPGEAHKGKFASMIYQLYLQMKKNKRPRIFKWGEQKRDFVYVRDAVDATILAKEAPQSTVYNVGSGEARSFNEVIALLNKNLGTDFEPEYFDCPYDFYQEFTQADMRKIKEELGFVPKYNLEKGIEEYIAILEGKIDYPIR; this comes from the coding sequence ATGGTAAATAGTATTTTAATAACCGGCGGTGCTGGTTTTATCGGCGCTAATCTTGCCCTTGAACTTCAGGAAAGATACCCAAAGGCAAAAATTTTGATACTTGATGATTTTTCCAGTGCAAACTTTAAAAACCTAAAAAAATTCAAAGGCGAAGTCCTTGCCTGTGATGTATCAACTGATGAACTATTTTTTAAAGTGGATGATTTTCAGCCTGAGCTTATTTTCCACATGGCATCTATTACAGATACAACTGTTACAGACCAGGAACTTATGATGAGAAAAAATGTTGATGGGTTTAAAAATATACTTGAGCTGGCAGAGGATACGGAAGCTACCGTTGTTTACGCCTCTTCAGCCTCCGTCTACGGTAATGTAAAAGAAAAAGTCCCCCTTTCAGAAGATAGGGAGAAATCCCCTGAAAATGTTTATGCATTTTCAAAATACATTATGGATAATATTGCCCGTGATTTTTCAGAGCAAACAGGGTTGAAAGTGGTAGGTGTCAGATATTTCAACGTGTATGGTCCCGGAGAAGCACACAAAGGTAAATTCGCCAGCATGATATATCAGCTTTATCTCCAGATGAAAAAAAATAAAAGGCCAAGGATTTTTAAATGGGGTGAGCAGAAAAGGGATTTTGTTTATGTAAGGGATGCAGTGGATGCAACAATCCTTGCAAAAGAAGCTCCCCAATCTACCGTTTACAATGTAGGTTCAGGGGAGGCAAGGTCGTTTAACGAGGTTATTGCCTTGCTTAATAAAAATCTGGGAACAGATTTTGAACCTGAGTATTTTGATTGCCCTTACGATTTTTATCAGGAGTTTACACAGGCAGATATGAGAAAAATAAAAGAGGAGCTTGGCTTTGTTCCAAAGTATAATCTGGAAAAGGGAATTGAAGAATACATAGCTATCTTAGAAGGAAAAATAGATTATCCAATAAGGTAG
- the thrB gene encoding homoserine kinase produces the protein MKRLKVKVPATTANLGAGFDTFGLALTLYNEFEVEEHDGVVIQTVPENKFLEIPENNLFVQVLKYACEKRGKTFHGAKVKQITNVPVARGLGSSATAIVAAILISAAVSKTPLTDEYFFEIAYKFEPHPDNLLPAWKGGFVTALVENGKTYYQQIDFPDDIKAVVAIPQLELSTEKARQVLPKEIPLKDGIFNVQRVALFLAALQNKDYSVLKVAMEDKFHQPYRKQLIPGFDDVVSAAYENGAIGASLSGAGSTILALATDNFEKIGSSMVQAFEKNGLEAQYKVLDIDKKGAELIILE, from the coding sequence TTGAAAAGATTAAAGGTAAAAGTTCCGGCGACAACAGCAAATTTAGGGGCAGGCTTTGATACTTTTGGTCTTGCCCTTACCTTATATAATGAATTTGAGGTTGAAGAACACGACGGAGTAGTCATACAGACTGTTCCTGAGAATAAATTTCTTGAAATTCCGGAAAATAATCTTTTTGTTCAGGTTTTGAAATATGCCTGCGAGAAAAGGGGTAAAACCTTCCACGGTGCCAAGGTAAAACAGATTACCAATGTCCCTGTAGCAAGAGGGCTTGGAAGCAGTGCGACAGCTATAGTGGCAGCAATTTTAATCAGTGCTGCTGTAAGTAAAACCCCTTTAACAGATGAATATTTTTTTGAGATTGCATATAAATTTGAGCCTCATCCTGACAATCTCCTTCCTGCATGGAAAGGAGGATTTGTTACTGCTTTAGTTGAAAATGGTAAAACATACTATCAACAGATAGATTTCCCTGATGATATAAAGGCTGTTGTTGCAATACCACAGCTTGAACTTTCCACAGAAAAAGCCCGTCAGGTTTTGCCAAAAGAAATTCCATTAAAAGACGGTATTTTCAATGTTCAGCGGGTGGCACTTTTCCTTGCAGCCCTCCAGAATAAAGATTATTCAGTTTTAAAAGTGGCTATGGAAGACAAATTCCATCAACCATACCGAAAACAACTAATTCCCGGTTTTGATGATGTTGTTTCTGCTGCTTACGAAAACGGAGCAATCGGTGCTTCTTTAAGCGGTGCAGGTTCAACAATTCTGGCTCTGGCAACTGATAATTTTGAAAAAATAGGTTCTTCAATGGTGCAGGCTTTTGAGAAAAACGGATTGGAAGCCCAATATAAAGTATTAGATATAGATAAGAAAGGGGCAGAGCTTATTATTTTAGAGTGA
- the folE gene encoding GTP cyclohydrolase I FolE: MSIDKEKLKQSVRLFLEAIGEDPDREGLRDTPDRIVRLWEEFKSYEDFNITVFEEFGEYDEMIVVRDIQFYSLCEHHLLPFFGKAHIAYIPDKKICGLSKLVRVVNKFAYRPQVQERLTEEIAHFLEKELKPKGVAVVMEALHLCMAMRGVKNPTSYTVTSKLTGVFKEDEKTRNEFLNLIHNGK, encoded by the coding sequence ATGAGTATAGATAAAGAAAAGCTAAAACAATCTGTAAGGCTTTTTTTAGAAGCTATCGGGGAAGACCCAGACAGAGAAGGTCTTAGAGATACACCTGATAGGATTGTTAGGTTATGGGAGGAATTTAAATCTTATGAAGACTTTAATATAACAGTCTTTGAAGAATTTGGCGAATATGATGAAATGATTGTAGTCAGGGATATACAGTTTTATTCTCTATGTGAACATCATTTATTACCATTTTTTGGTAAAGCACATATAGCATATATTCCAGATAAAAAAATATGTGGACTTTCAAAACTGGTTAGAGTTGTAAACAAATTTGCATATAGACCTCAGGTTCAAGAAAGATTAACCGAGGAAATTGCCCATTTCCTTGAAAAAGAACTGAAACCTAAAGGTGTAGCAGTCGTTATGGAAGCTCTCCATCTCTGTATGGCTATGCGGGGGGTTAAAAATCCAACATCTTATACTGTTACAAGTAAACTCACAGGCGTGTTTAAAGAAGATGAAAAAACAAGGAATGAATTTTTAAACCTGATACATAATGGAAAATAA